The Candida orthopsilosis Co 90-125, chromosome 3 draft sequence sequence gaaatcaccttgaaaaagaagacaCCGAGTAAATGGCCatctttggaaaaagaacaCGGCAGCACCACTCAAGAAGAAGCCGACACAACTGCATATCCAACCAgttccaaaaagaaaatcaattggaataattttaaagttgatgatgataaagatgGAGAACAAAAGGATTTCTTCCAAACTTTGTTTAAAGATATGGATGAAGATTCAAGACGTGCAATGATGAAGTCGTATGTGCAAAGTAATGGTACAGTGTTGACTACTAATTGGGAAGAAGCTCGTAATAAGGAATTTGAGACTTCACCACCCGAGGGAATGGAAGCTAAGAAATGGGGTGTATAAGGGGTACTCTTGTTGCTCCTAGATACTTAAAAACTTGTATAGCTGATAAATGTTGTTAATTTGTGTATTTTAACTCCGAAATGTTGGGGTAAAGAAGTTTCGCAGTAACGGAGTTTATGCTCACAAGATGCTTAACATTTTTTCTGGTACCTCAGTGTTGCTCATGTCGGAACTTTTGCCTCCACAATTAGCACacaattcatcttcaactgaaTGATCTTTAGGTCTTTCACAACTTCAAGAGTTCTCAATTCCATCACACAATTTCGTAAAATGCatattgaatcaattcCTATGAGATGGGGGCTGGGGGATAATTACTCTTACTTGTTAATTGACGATAAATCGAAAAATGCTTGGTTAATTGATTCAGCAGTTCCTGAAGAAGTTACATCATATATCAATTCCAAGAAGCTCCAATATGAATTGAAAGCAATTGTTAATACCCATCATCATTATGATCATTCTGATGGTAACCCATATTTCCATAAAAAGTATCCTGATTTGCCAATTATTGCTGGAAAGGATTCTCCATTGGTTACATATACTCCATCACATGAAGAAGTGATAGATTTGGGGGATAATTTATCCATTACTGCTTTACATACACCTTGTCATACTCAAGATTCGATATGCTATTATGTCAAAGATGCCAAAACGGGTGAAAAGGCTGTTTTTACGGGAGACACGTTGTTCATTAGTGGCTGTGGTCGGTTCTTTGAAGGCACTGGTGCAGAAATGAATGTGGCATTGAATAAGATATTGGCGAAGTTGCCTAAGGATACTAAAGTTTATCCAGGACACGAGTAcaccaaatcaaatgttaaattttcaagcaagattttacaaaatgaCGCCATtgtaaagttgaaattgttttgtgAGGAGAATGAATACACTACCGGTAAGTCGAccattggtgatgaattaCAGTATAACCCATTTATGAGGTTAACTGATCCACAAGTGCAAGAAAAAACCGGGTTGGTTGATCCCGATAAAGTGATGGACAAACTACGTGAAATGAAGAACAACTCATAGTGTGTACTGTAATTAATGgaatttttatttatttatagGAACATGTAGAGAAACTCGTTGTTGATCTCTATTTTAATGTGTATAGTATTGAAAACTGAGTTTTGCTGAGCAGGATCGCAAAACTTCGGGCAAGGAAAGAGTAGATACCAACGAAAGTGACAGCGGTGATTAAATAATCGCTAAAGAAAATGTTAAAGCTCCATGTCAATAGTATTACAATACATTCAGCATATCCATTTTAACTATTAAAGAAtcgaaatcaaattgtgCAAGTCAAGTTTCTTAGTGACACCGACCAAACGGGAATTGCAATTGCGGTCAATTATAATCATCACACTAAGTTGACATAATATCCTCTTATGCCACGCTGTCAAGAAACAGTTCACCATAAAGCATCAACATGAAAACCTTTTTCattaaaaaagaaaggaagACCGCCATCCACTTTGAAGTAAACCTTCGATAAGCTTTACTCAAAAATTACTAACCTTCGAAATCACTTCATTCGGTATCTCAAAAAAAACCTGAAGGATCCAAAAGAAGGCATGCAACAAGTAAAGCAAATAGCTACCACTTCGTTTGCTATAAAACTCTGAACAAATCTAACAGACACATAGTTGAATACCAATTTAAGAAATTTTTAGACCCATTTAATTTTATCTTCTACTtttctttacttttgtGAAATTGTGGTTTCCATTTATACACTTCGTATTGCATTACAACCAATCgtatcatcaaatataaGTAGCTTGATTCTTTAAAAGGAGTGAGTCCTAGTTTAAAGCTTCAATCTTTCCTATTGATAAATTCCTCGATTTGGGTTAAAGACACAcgcttttttttttccatgAACAGGTTTaagttttgttgtttgagactctattcaattgaacaatcAAAAGACGTTATTATTCttggaaaacaaaatgtGAGCTGCTCCTGTCCATACCAAACACGCTAGCCAATGTATCGATTTGTAGAATCAACGGTGAATAGCGTACACATTACATGGTAAGTTATTCAATGACAATTACAAACGAGTCAGTCCTTTCTCTAATTTTAAAATTCACACAATGTTTCAACATAACACCGTATACTTACAACCCCACTAAACGGTCCTGCCTGTGATTCCCACTCTCAGACTTTTATTGCTTCACAATCGTACAAAGTTTGGCTTCTTTGTATCATCGATCAACAACTCCGGTTgccaaatttcaatcaattccaaatcataTTCAAATTTCCCCATGGCAAATTTCTCATATTCCTCAAATATACCAGAAAGACACCATCCTTGAAGTAATTTTCTCATTAACCCAATAAACAATCCAGTACGGTGTTTGCCTTTATTTGAATGGATTAAGATGGGATAGtttgatttatcaagaaTTAAATGTAGTGCTGTGGTTAAACTTTTCAAGCTTTGTTCATTTTCttgtgatttgttgaatggCTCTTGTGATGATTCGATTAGGAGGTTATGGAATGTGATCCCATTTTGACTCTCAATCCAATTGACGTATTGATTGAAGATCTCAGTAGAGCCGTCTTtatccttcttttttttctttttggtggtggtagaGGAGGATATTTCATGCCCCAAGTCACCTAGGTATATAATTGTCTTTAGATTAAGTTGTTGTAAAAAGGGGTAGTTGATTTCCATGGGAAAGCCAGATCGATAAATACCATCTTCAACTAGTGAGAAGTTCAATGGTGGGACAAGATTTAGATGAATCTGTGATTCTAtgattgttggtggtgCGGGTTGATCTTGTATTGATTTGCTCTGTGGTAGAGTAGCTGAATCTTTATTGGAGGATTCTAGCTGAGATGGCGGGCTTGCATCAGTCATTGCGTAGTAATTTAATATGATCCTTGTGTATTGGATTTGCTGGCTAGTTGAATTGAGTGCTGTAGAATTGGTATCGTTAATCCAAAAGCCCGACAATTTTCCTAGATCTTATTTATATGCAGGTCCGTATGCATCTATTAATAACGATTGCAAATTCTCAACTACCTTATAAGTAGGTATGAAGAGTGTGAGTATTCAGTATAAGTTTGAATATAACGGGCTGGTACACTAATCCTTGTGCCGTTTTTTCAAGGGGTATGAGCTATGCAGTGAAGAGTGAATATCCATTGTATTTCATCACAATAAAAACCAATGTGGCAGAATATTTCGAAGATAAAAATGCATATCTATGGAGACAGAATATTATGCCACTAGCTTGGACCTCTCCAAGTTTCTAAACCTATTCAATGTATAAAGGTATATAACTTTTAgtattttgcaacttccCATCAAGATCTTCAATTGTCGCATTTCCATTCCAATCAGTTACTTTAGTCAGAAGAACCAAAAcgaacaaaaaaaaattttaatttttcaaaacctGAAGAACTCATTGACAAACGGTTTTTGCATTCAGGACTGAAAACTTCAATACAAGTACAAGTGGATATTGCTATAAGTTTGGGTTATATCTATCATTTCAGGGAATCAGCACATTcaatcttttgctttttgtCACAACGGATTCCACACTAAAAGTGAAAGCTATTTTCCCGTATTACATCATCAAGTATTGAGGTTAAAATTCATCTCGTAAacacatatacatatatacacaCAGCACACATAACTCACTATGTCCTGGATATTCGGTaaaccacaacaatcatcatcaactgatgACTCACTTAAAGAGAAATTGGGATTCGATCCAAAAGAAGTCTCCGATGTCCAAACCATCATATCAACACCTGGCTCAATCAACACCGGCAATAACGACACATCCAATAgctcctcctcctcctcatACGCAGCTTTACTCCATCCATTGGCTGGATTAGACAAGGGAATCGAATACTTGGATCTcgaagaagaaaaattaaaccAAGTTGAAGGATCACAAGGTTTAATTCCTAGTAGATCATGGACTGATGATTTATGTTATGGAACTGGTGCCGTATACCTTATTGGATTAGGACTTGGTGGATTGTCAGGTTTCCAACATGGTTTAAAAACATTACCAGCAAACTCACCAGGAAAAGTTCAATTGAACCacattttgaacaatattACCAAGAGGGGACCATTTTTGGGCAACAATGCTGGTGTTTTGGCCTTGACTTATAATCTTATTGATTCTAGTTTGGATGGTGTAAGGGGTAAACATGATGACGTGAATTCAGTGGTGGCGGGTGCATTGGCTGGTGCGTTGTTTAGAAGTAGTAGGGGTTTGAAACCTATGGCTTATTCGAGTGTGTTGATGGCTGGTGCTGCTGGATTATGGTGTGGTATTAAGCACAGCTTAAAGTAGAAAAAATAGGAAAAATAGGGGAGCTTGTGGGGTGATGATGTATGATAACTTTTACGATGAGAGTGATTTGCTTTGTACATAAAAGATGGTTATTGCATTATTTTATTGATGTGATACCGCAAACACATGTGTAATATTTGGGCTAGTTTATAATAGAAATCCATAACTAATGTGTATTTAGACTTGTTGTGTATATTACTCTATAAGATATCCACCTTTTCCTATATACACCAAGcacatcaatttcaaacagCTTGTACTTTTTGCTCATTTACTTGGTTAGTGGCTACAGCTTGAGCTTCAAGTTTTGCATCCGCATCGATACCAAACGTCTCTTCGTTTTGTTGCTTCTGTTGTTTATGGCCTCCTTGTATCTTTTGCCTCTTTTCTTTATGTTTTGGTATTTCCATAGTTCTTTTAGTTGGAgaatcattcaaatctttcaacatttcatcttcattccaattttgaaaaaattgtttaatttcttGACGTCGTTGACCAACCACAGAAGTTTCAAAAGCAActgaatcattgaaaaaattcaGTTTTTGACAATGTTTATTCataatttggaaaattttatcCTTCAGTTTCCCTTCTTCGTCCGAgctcaattcatcaatgactTTCTTCATTTGTTCAAAGTTTTTCAGTTGGGAGAATTTCTGATAATATTTCGATTTTCCAGGAATGATATTCATAACCATAAATTTGATACCGGAATACaaatgatattttgaaccaatttcataaatttCGTTGAttaattgatgttgtggCTGTACTGATTTCCCACTCTCCAGTTTGACAAATACTGATGGATTGGATTCGGCAGCTTCAGCAATCATGATACTTAGCCTATCATTATTTAAAGCTTGTTGAATCGTCTCTAAATCCAACCGCGATTGGAAATTTCCATTTAATATCACACTTATTCCATATGATTCAATCAAGGGAATCAATTTGGGTAAATAATTCCAGATAGGATCTTGTCGATTTCTCATTATTGGAGTACGACAATGTATTGTCAAATTAGCAATTCCAGtagttgaacaaatttgCTCTACTAATTTCCGCGACGCTTCATAGTTGGGTAATAAACGGATTTTACAACTTATGGGTTTACCGTTTGGTTTACCAACTTTGGTGaccaaattgttcaaaattgaacaaagcAAATCAGgagttttcaaaagttcAGCACCCATTCCTGAATGAGTTGAAAAGGATTTAGGACATCCACAATTTAAATCTATTCCATCGACATCTTGCACCACTTTTTGGGCAGCTTCAACTGCTAGATCAGGATCAGAAGTACCCAATTGTAAAATGAGTTTGCCAGTTTCATCAGAGTGTTTTCGAAAAACAACAGTCTCGTGGTGAGCTTGCTTCTTTGCAttgttattattgttgCTGTGATTATTCTGCGCAATGTAGTCAATAGTCCCTAGTTTTGTATTTTCAACCCGTGTAGTTgatatcaatttcttgtcaATCAATTCCGGAGACCAAACTAAATCACAATCGTATTTGAGCGCTAGTAGTCGCATTGGAAGTTCACCACTTCTGACCATTGGGGCAAGACATACTCTATTAGTATAGTCGACCATCCTCTTTAGCATACTCTTACCAGGGAATGTAAACGGTCTAGAGTAAATAAGTGTTTTCTTGATGCAGATGATCTTTGAAAAGAGCGTTATTTTGGGCAACGGTACACACCCTAAGacataaaattttttgtttatgtCGTGTAATCAGTGTCGCAAGAATAGATATCACCCTTTTGTGACAAGTAAATTGGCTGAGGAAGcacaatcaaaaattgttcttTGTGAGAGGATCACATAATAAGGCATCCTATTTAGGAAGTATAGATCGGGGTTTACAATATTTTAACTAGCAAAGTTTGGCTTCTTTGATATCGAATGATGAATTCGATTTCCTCAAGAAAAGATGTTCTTGCCACCCCTCTATGTCATTTTGGGAGTGTCTATCTTTAACATATACAGCAATCAATACTGAAAAAGTTACTAGCAAAAGGTGTAATTATTGAGTAGTGTATTAAAAGTCACTTGAGTTAAACTTTTATTAATCGTATCGTATCTGAAGACATAAGTGTATTTGTATGTTGCTTTTATTGGTCCTCATATATGGAACATCAAACATATCGTACCATTTGAGTGTTATACCCAATCAATGGATTGTCAAATGTaagaagaaataaaaaatttcatttcaataTTCCTTGTGTTTACAGAAGAAATAGTCTTAATATGCAGTAGCATGGATACAATAAGAAATAATGCGTCATTACTAAAcggaaaaaaaaaattcttcctgtttttcaatcttttctgGTCTGAATAGgaatttattcaattggattAGTTAGCCCGTATTAGcaattgagtttgaaaaagttgacaGTTACATCGATTAGTTTACCAATGGCATGACCAAGTAAAAAAATTCCTGGAATCAGATGTATTGTGGATTCTCAAAAGTGTATAATATATTTCCTTCTCTTAAATCTACCCCACCTCCTCTACTTCGATAACAAACTGGACCATGCGACGAAAAAATAAACTAACAACTTTtggaatttctttttttgttttgtgaCTGACTGACGGACTGACTGACTGACGGACTGACTGACGGACTGactgattgattgattggGTGACTAGCACaataaaagaagaaagcaTCACAGACACAAAAGTGTCTGACACTTAAATCTTGTGTCATGCGTTATACATATAATACATTATTGAAGGAATGACTATAAGGCACAGCAAAAGAATATATTGAGGAATGACTATAATACCAATTGTAAAGAATTGCACATACAGTGTCATAAGAACTGTAAATACAAACCATTACTACGGGTTGTGGCAAAAGGTTTTACTCCTAATACGGAGATATcgtttttattttttttgtcttaCTAATGTCTTCTTAACATAATGGTATAAACCCACATAATCTAAAGTCTATTGTAGTATTTAAAAGTATAGCGCCTGTTTCATTgcataattttttttcaagaaaaaaagcACTGTCATTTCTTTTGCAGGTTGTGCCA is a genomic window containing:
- a CDS encoding Tim23 protein (involved in mitochondrial matrix protein import); amino-acid sequence: MSWIFGKPQQSSSTDDSLKEKLGFDPKEVSDVQTIISTPGSINTGNNDTSNSSSSSSYAALLHPLAGLDKGIEYLDLEEEKLNQVEGSQGLIPSRSWTDDLCYGTGAVYLIGLGLGGLSGFQHGLKTLPANSPGKVQLNHILNNITKRGPFLGNNAGVLALTYNLIDSSLDGVRGKHDDVNSVVAGALAGALFRSSRGLKPMAYSSVLMAGAAGLWCGIKHSLK
- a CDS encoding Oca2 protein (S. cerevisiae homolog OCA2 localizes to), with protein sequence MTDASPPSQLESSNKDSATLPQSKSIQDQPAPPTIIESQIHLNLVPPLNFSLVEDGIYRSGFPMEINYPFLQQLNLKTIIYLGDLGHEISSSTTTKKKKKKDKDGSTEIFNQYVNWIESQNGITFHNLLIESSQEPFNKSQENEQSLKSLTTALHLILDKSNYPILIHSNKGKHRTGLFIGLMRKLLQGWCLSGIFEEYEKFAMGKFEYDLELIEIWQPELLIDDTKKPNFVRL
- a CDS encoding Glo2 protein (S. cerevisiae homolog GLO2 has hydroxyacylglutathione hydrolase activity, has role in methylglyoxal catabolic process to D-lactate, cellular carbohydrate metabolic process and localizes to cytoplasm), which encodes MIFRSFTTSRVLNSITQFRKMHIESIPMRWGSGDNYSYLLIDDKSKNAWLIDSAVPEEVTSYINSKKLQYELKAIVNTHHHYDHSDGNPYFHKKYPDLPIIAGKDSPLVTYTPSHEEVIDLGDNLSITALHTPCHTQDSICYYVKDAKTGEKAVFTGDTLFISGCGRFFEGTGAEMNVALNKILAKLPKDTKVYPGHEYTKSNVKFSSKILQNDAIVKLKLFCEENEYTTGKSTIGDELQYNPFMRLTDPQVQEKTGLVDPDKVMDKLREMKNNS
- a CDS encoding Smm1 dihydrouridine synthase, which gives rise to MLKRMVDYTNRVCLAPMVRSGELPMRLLALKYDCDLVWSPELIDKKLISTTRVENTKLGTIDYIAQNNHSNNNNNAKKQAHHETVVFRKHSDETGKLILQLGTSDPDLAVEAAQKVVQDVDGIDLNCGCPKSFSTHSGMGAELLKTPDLLCSILNNLVTKVGKPNGKPISCKIRLLPNYEASRKLVEQICSTTGIANLTIHCRTPIMRNRQDPIWNYLPKLIPLIESYGISVILNGNFQSRLDLETIQQALNNDRLSIMIAEAAESNPSVFVKSESGKSVQPQHQLINEIYEIGSKYHLYSGIKFMVMNIIPGKSKYYQKFSQSKNFEQMKKVIDELSSDEEGKSKDKIFQIMNKHCQKSNFFNDSVAFETSVVGQRRQEIKQFFQNWNEDEMLKDLNDSPTKRTMEIPKHKEKRQKIQGGHKQQKQQNEETFGIDADAKLEAQAVATNQVNEQKVQAV